The Vibrio gazogenes DNA segment ACTCTAATTGAGTGACTTCTTCAACCGCTTGATCAATTCTTGCTGAGAGTTCATTGATGGACTGCGTGGTATAACTGACAACCTCAGCCCCTTCATTTGACGCATCATCTGCTTCTTTTGCTGCCGTCGCTGCATTTTGCGCGTTATGAGCCACTTCAGACGCTGTCGCGGCCATCTCATTCATTGCCGTTGCAAGCTGATCGACTTCCAACATTTGGGATTGCATGCCTTCAGCCGAATGTCTCGAATGATTCGCAATGGTTTTGATACCATCGAGGATATCGCTGCTAATTTCTTTCGACTGACTGATTTGATGTTGTAGCTTTTCGGTAAACTTATTGAAACCAATCGCTAGTGTCGCAAACTCGTGATCCAGATCGGTTTCCAGTCGTTTGGTTAAATCGCCCTCACCGGAAGCAATATCGTCAATCGCAGTGTTCAGGATACCAAGCGGACGAATCAGCCGTTTAATCAACAGGGATAGCAAGATCAAGCTGATGATTACACCAACTAGCGTATAGAGAATAGAGCTGTTTCTTAATGAAGAAAGTGTACTAAAAGCGATAGATTCATCAATCACAGCACCAACGTACCAACGCTCACTCGGCACTTCAGTGAAGTTAATCAGGTAGTTTTTACCATCAATTTCCACACGCTGCATACCAGCTTTCAACTGGGCGCCAGGTAGATAATCGGTAAATTGCTTCCCATTATACTCTCGGTTCGGATGGGCAATGGTTTCCCCTTTCTCAGTCACGATAAACAGGTGACCGGCATCGAAAAGGTTAACGGAGTTCACTACATTCGAAAGACCAGAGAGATCCAGATCATAATACATCCCGCCAAGCCACTGACCATTTTTATAAATAGGTGTCGCGATAGAAATAATGATTTTCTTCGACGTGAAGTCTACATAAGGTTCGGTGACGAACATTTTCCCTTGTTTTTTAACATCAATGTACCAAGGTCGTTTTCTCGGATCATAGTCCGGTGTGGGTTCCCAGTTATCATCATTTTCGATTACTGCGCCATCACCGGCATACCCTAGCCCGACAGCGACAAAATCTGATTTGAGCGTGGGGGTTTCTAACACATTCTTGACGTAATCCCGATTGTTGGGATCTAATTGAATTATTTCTGTCACCGAATGAGCCATGGCTTCTTTCGCTCGCATATCAGTCGTAATACTACTTTTTACGCCTGAAACTAACTCTTGTAAGCTACTGTAAACTAAGGACTCAAAGCTACTTCTAACCGTTCTTAATTGTTGCAAGGACAACAACAAAATCGTCACGATCAAGAGTAGCGATGACGCTGCTACTATCTTTTGGCTAAACCTCATAGCAAACCTCTCTGACACCACAATAAAAAACCACACTTGCCAATGTGACAAATGTGAAAACAACGCTTAAATATCCAAAAATACGGTCTATTTACTTATGAATTATTATATGTATAAATGCCGAGTTTTATAATTTTATGACGTGGTTTGTGACGATTCATCCTCTAACTCACCAGAGGGTAAAGCATGCCAAACTGCTTTCACTAATGTCGCCAGAGGGATGGCAAAAAACACGCCCCAAAACCCCCACATCCCGCCAAAGACCAGCACTGCCACAATAATTGCAACCGGATGAAGATTCACCGCCTCAGAAAACAAAACCGGAACGAGCACATTACCGTCAAGCGTCTGAATCACACCGTAAACGACCAATAACCAATAAAATGGCGGTGTAACCCCCCATTGAAAAATACCGACAATCGCAACTGGGATTGTCACAGCTGCCGCACCGATATAGGGAATAAGCACCGAAAAACCGACAGCTACAGCAAGCAATACAGAATACCGTAAATCCAAAATGGCAAACGCAATGTAGCTCACACCACCAACAATCAGGATTTCCAGTACCTTGCCACGGATATAGTTCGAAATTTGTTCATTCATTTCAAGCCAGACTTTAGTCACCAGCTTCCGGTTTCGGGGCATGATATTGCTGGCAGTATTCAGCATCTCTCCTTTATCTTTCAGGAGAAAGAAAATCAGCAGAGGAACCAATATCAGGTACACCGCTAATGTCGCAATACTCACCAAAGAGGCCAACGAACCTTTGACCACACTTTCACCAAAATGCAGAGCCTGATTCTTAATGTTATCCATCATCGGCTCAACAATTGCCAGATCAGCCAGCTCCGGATATTTCTCCGGTACGGTACTGATGAGATGTTGTAACTGACTATACATACTCGGAATATCATTAATCAGATTACCGACTTGATTCCAAATCGTTGGAATCAGCACGAATACGGCGACCAACATTAAACTCACGAAAACAGCAATGACCAGAATCACGCTCAACGTTCTTGGTATCCCCATTCGAACCATATGCATGATAGGCCACTCCAACAGGTAAGCCAGCACAATGGCAACCAGAAGCGGTGCAATAAGATGCCCCATAAAATAGATAATCAGGAACCCGAAGAGTAACATTGCAAAAAGGCTAACGGCATGGGGGTCAGAAAAGCGCCGCTTGTACCACCGATTCAACATATCGAACATGTAATGACGTCCTTTTATTACGTAAAGTTGAGAATAATTATCGAATTGCTTACATTCCGCAGATATATGCACACAGACCAATGTCATCTGAAAATATTCTAAGCTGTTTTTGTATTGATATTGTCAGATAGGAAAAAGCCTGCCTCATCACTGAAACATTGCTTTCTGGCATTGATGTTAAACCATAAAACAAAGAAGATAAGGCTGAACTATGTATATTAATCGGGAGGAAATAGCGTTTCATGCTTTCACTTGATGCTCACCATAGGGCTGTTATTGTATAGTGTTTTACAACGTATGCCACCGTTAATCATGTCATCGAATCGGAAAGTGGATCGCACAAAATCAGTCTGCTACCGATGCCGGTACGCTGGGGAAACCAATAACGGAAGAAAATGTCCTATAGTCAGGACTGCAAAGGAAAAATAGTATTAATATGATGAGCCTACCAATCAGAAGTTTACTCTGCTCATGCCTATCTGTATCGATATTGTTATCTGCATCCGCCTCGGCTGATACCAATGATCTTCCTGATATCGGCACGGTTGCTGGCGCGACACTGAGTATTGATCAGGAAGAACAATATGGCGATGCTTACATGCGGATTCTTCGTAGCAGACAACCCATTATCAATGACCCGGTGTTAAATGAATACATTAACTCGCTAGGGCACCGTTTGGTTTCACATGCCAATGATGTGAAAACACCATTTACTTTTTTCTTGATTCGCAACCGTGAAATCAATGCGTTTGCTTTCTTCGGTGGCCACGTTGCGCTGCATTCAGGGCTATTTTTACATACCCGGACAGAAAGTGAACTAGCCTCCGTCATGGCACATGAAATTGCCCATGTGACCCAGCGCCACCTCGCCAGAAGCATGGAAGCAGAAGCAAAACGTTCTCCAGCAACTATTGCGGCACTCGCGGGTTCGCTCTTGTTAGCCATTGCGGCCCCTGAAGCAGGGATCGCAGCAATCACAGCAACAACAGCAGGCTCAGTCCAGAGTCAGATTAACTATACCCGGGCGAATGAAAAAGAAGCCGATCGTTTTGGTATCGAAACATTGGCAAAATCGGGGTTCAACCCCTATGCCATGCCAAGATTTTTTGGCAAATTATCCGCAGAGTATCAGTACTCCAGCCATCCACCAGCCATGCTGCTGACTCACCCATTACCGGATAGCCGAATCACTGACAGCCGGGCCAGAGCACAACACTATAAACATGTGAATCTCCCCTATGCAAAGGACTATCAATTAGCCCGAGCCAGAGTCGTCGTACGCTATACAGGCATTGATGACAAAGCTGCGCTGGATTGGTTACAACGCCAACGCAAGAAGAACGACCCAGTGATTCAAGCCGCCTGTGATTACGGCACCGCACTGGTCTATATCGACAATGAACAATACGATAAAGCAGCGCCTATTTTGGAACGACTGCTTAAAGCGGATCCGCAAAATAACTTCTATCTTGATGCGGCATCCGATCTCTATATCGGGCAGGGGAAAGCCAAGCAATCCATCCAATTACTCGCACAAGCACTGAAACAATCACCTCATAATTCAGTCCTGACGATTAACTATGCCAATGCTTTAATGGCGGACAAACAATATCAGCGTGCCGTACAGACACTACAACGCTATACCCACAATCATCCGGATGATCCGAATGGCTGGTCTATACTCTCACAAGCCAGTAATCATGTGGGAAGTCAACAGGAAGAATACGCCGCACGCGCTGAATTGTTTGCGCTGAAAGCAGACTGGGATCAAGCGATCCAATATTATACCCGGGCCAGCCAACTCGCCAAATTAGGCAGTTTGGAGCAAGCCCGCTACGATGCAAGAATCGATCAACTCATCACCCAGCGGGAACAATTCCTCGCTTTACAAAAATAATCCGTTGAAGGAGTCATTATGTCAGTCGTCATTTATCATAATCCTAAGTGCTCAAAAAGCCGGGAAACCCTTGCCCTTTTGGAAAGTAAAGGAATTCAGCCTCAGGTCATTAAATATCTGGAAACCGAGCTCACGCCTGCTCTCCTGAAAACACTTTATTCGCAACTCGATGTTCACAGTGTCAGAGATATGATGAGAACCAAAGAAAGTATTTATAAAGAACTCGATTTAGCCCGCGATTCACTCAGTGATGATGACTTGTTTCAAGCCATGATCGAACATCCGAAACTCATTGAACGCCCAATCGTTGTTGCCAACGGCAAAGCCCGTCATGGCCGCCCCCCCGAGCAGGTGCTCGAGATTCTATGAGCCACCGGATTGTTGTGCTTTATTACAGCCGCCATGGTTCCACTCTGGCGCTGGCAAGACAAATTGCACGAGGAGTCAACGCCGTTGCTGGTTGTGAAGCCTTACTGAGAACCGTCCCGGATATACCGCCGTCAACAGAACCGTCATCTGATCCTTATCTGACATATGATGAATTAAAAGACTGTGATGGTTTGGCGATGGGAAGCCCGGTCTGGTTCGGCAATATGGCCGCACCACTGAAGCACTTTTGGGATGCAACCACACCACTCTGGATCAGTGGGGCTCTGATAGATAAGCCTGCATGTGTCTTTACATCATCGTCGTCGTTACACGGTGGTCAGGAAGCAACACTGCAAAGTATGCAATTGCCCTTGCTCCATCATGGGATGCTGATTGTCGGCATTCCTTACAGTGAACCGGCATTGCATACCACTCAAAGTGGCGGCACACCGTATGGAGCCAGCCATCATGCTACAGTATCAGGTCAATTGAGTGCAGAAGAAAAGACACTCGCACAACGACTTGGGCAGCGTCTTGCTACATTATCAATTCGACTCAATCCTGCCACAGTAAATACATAAGCTTTATCATCTGTTTGCTATTTTACCGGTAAAAATAAGGGCCTGAATGGCCCTTTATTTTTTACGTATACTCATAACGCAGATTGTTACGGTGTATCTTGAGGGATCTGATGCTGGGACAACGTGTCGCGTGAATCCTCGGCCTGAATATCATCATCTGTTTGCTGATTCACCGAATGCTGACGCCATTGATATTGCAGTGAAGATTGTCCCATTTCTACTGATGGATTGACCACCGCCTGAGAATCAACGTCATTTACGGACTTCTTTTCCGTCGCATCCTTCGGCAAATGTGCCTCAGATGATGGTTGAGCAGATAGCGGTTGTTCAGAGAATGATTCGTCACTCAGTGTTCCGTCAACGGCAGTCTCTTCAGATGAGGTGGGTTGCTCTGCTTGAGAAGGCGCAGCGGGTTGTCCATCACCTCCCATCTCTGCATCAAGCTTGGTGGGCTGTCGTTCAATCAAATTGAGTGAAGCAAGCTCCTGTTGAAACGCTTCCTGAGTGGTTAACAAATGCACCCGGAATGTCACTTCATCCCCTTGAATTTGGATGACATCAACACTCGCTACCGAACTTAGTTGGTTGAGCGCTTGTTCCAGCTTGAAAAAATGAATGGCTCGGCTTAAATGTTTCACATTGAGAATCATCGAATGAGACGATTGCCCGGCAACCACCACCCGATTTTTCTTGGCATAGTATTGCGTTAATTGATTAACCAACTGTGCAAGTTCGTCGTCACCACTTAAGCTCCCGCTCATTGGTGGCACCGTAATATCTAACAGTTTTTCTGGTGTTTGATCGTAGAGCTTCCAGTTCAGCGTGTCTGACTGAGCCCGAATAATCAAAATTGCATCCGGATGATAACGCTCACTCGCATCACGAATCGGCTGAAGAAACTCACCCCAGATATCCGATGCTTCAATACTGGTAATATCGTCAAAATCACCGACCGGGACAATAAGAGGTAATCCCCGTTTTTCAGCCAGTTGTTTCAATTGCTGAACATTTGCATTCGCGACGTTTTCCCATGCGATATGACGCTGAAAGTTTTGGTCTTCAACGTACCAGACAAGAATCGTCGCCCGTTTCACCGGCCAGAAAGGGAGTTGTGCCTGAGTCAACAACGTTCGTATCTGCTTGGCACTAAACTGCATTTTGACTATCTTCTGGTCATCTTTCTGACCATAGCTAATCTGGGACAAATAAAGACGATTTTGAGACAGCGCTTTCTTAACCACTGGGTTATTCACAGCGTCTTGCTCCCCGGTCGCCCGAATAATCACATTCTCCATGCCCTGAATTCGAGCCTGAGACTCATCTTGCTCTTGATCAAGCGTGACTTCCGAACGATAAATATTGACCTGAGTTGCCGCATAACCGGAAAAAGTCAGGCATAACAAAATCAGACAAGCGAAATTTCGCATAGTAATCCAAAATACATCAACAATCGTGTCCCGATCATAAGCAACTATTGGTTTCCCGGCAAGAAAACCCTGCCACAATAGCAAATATTCCTGCTCCTCCCTGACAAAAAATAGCATCTTTGAAACATGGCAAACGTTTCAATAAGTGATAGAATCCTCAAAATTTGTCTTAATCAGGGAAAAAAACATGAAAAATGCCATATTAGGCGTGCAGATGCTCTTTGTTGCATTTGGCGCGCTGGTTCTGGTTCCGCTGCTAACGGGACTCGATCCAAACGTCGCTCTCTTTGGCGCCGGTATCGGAACCCTTCTTTTTCAACTTATCACCCGTCGCTCCGTCCCCATTTTCCTCGCTTCTTCTTTCGCTTTCATCGCACCAATCCTTTACGGCGTTCAAGCTTGGGGCATACCTGCCACAATGGGTGGTCTGATTGCTGCCGGCGCCGTCTATGTTTTGCTCGGCGGATTGATACGAGTCAATGGCGCAGAGTTTATCCATAAACTTCTGCCACCGGTTGTCATTGGCCCAATCATTATGGTGATTGGACTAGGGCTTGCCCCGACAGCTGTCAATATGGCACTGGGAAAAACGGGAGACGGGTCCGTTCAATTAATTGACGGACAGATTTCCCTCTGGATTTCATGTATTTCTCTGTTTACGACAATTCTCATCAGTGTCTTTGCCCGCGGCATGTTTAAACTGCTGCCGATTTTCGGTGGCATTATTGCCGGTTATACACTGAGCCTGATTTTTGATGTGGTCAGTTTCGAAGCGGTTGAGAATGCTGCTTGGTTCTCACTCCCTCACTTCACCATGCCTGAATTTAATATTAATGCCATCCTGTTTATGATTCCGGTTGCCATTGCGCCGGCCGTCGAGCATGTGGGGGATATTCTGTCTATCTCCAATGTCACCGGCAAAAATTATCTGAAAAAGCCGGGACTACACCGCACCATTGCCGGAGACGGCATTGCAACTATCGCAGCGGCGATGGTTGGCGCGCCACCGAATACAACCTATAGTGAAGTAACTGGCGCGGTCATGCTGACCAAGGCGTTCAATCCTGTGATTATGACCTGGGCGGCCGTGACTGCCATTATTTTAGCGCTGGTCGGCAAACTCGGCGCTTTACTCCAAACCATCCCCGTACCTGTGATGGGCGGAATTATGATTTTGTTATTCGGCTCGATTGCGTCGGTCGGTTTGAATACCCTGATCAAGAATCATGTTGATCTGCACAAATCCAGAAATCTGGTGATTGTCGCGGTGACCTTGGTATTTGGTATTGGCGGTATGGCCTTCGGTATCGGTGAATTCAGCTTACAGGGAATCAGTCTCTGTGGTGTCGTTGCCATCTTGTTAAATTTCATCTTGCCAGATGACTTGGGCGAAAACCATGTCGTTGACAATGCGCAGATTGAAGACTAATACACGGCATCACCCATAAAAAAATCCCGGACGTCAACGCCCGGGATTTTTATTCGTGTTGAAAATGTCGTGTTGAAAATGAGTGCCGGTTTATTGATATTCCAATCCCGTCGGTTCACTCTCTAAACATAATGGTAAAAATTTTGCGCGTGTCAGTTCCGCCAAATCCCGAGGCGCTAATTCAATTTCCAAGCCTCTCTTACCCGCACTGACGCAAATCGTTTCTTGGGTCTCTGCGCTGGAGTGAATAAATGTCGGCAACATTTTTTTCTGCCCGAGTGGACTAATACCACCAACCACATACCCAGTTATTTTCTGTGCTATGTCAGGATTTGCCATTTCCGCTTTTTTTACACCAGCCGCTTTTGCCGCCAGTTTCAAATTCAGCTTTTGCTCAACCGGAATAATCGCGACAGCCAGCGCTTTAGGTTCACCGTTCAGCGCGAACAGTAATGTTTTAAATACCTTCTTCGGATCCTGCCCGAGCACTTCTGCTGCTTCCAGCCCGAAACTGCTATGATTCGGGTCATGGTCATACTGATGGATTGTATGAGAAATCTTCTTTTTTTTTGCCAAACGAATCGCAGGAGTCATACGTCAGTCCTTTTTATCAATCAAGCAACGTGCCACCTTCAGCAATTGAAAAGGCGGCAATTTGCCGCCTCAAGTAAAAATCACTCGCGAATCCGAGTCAAACACTTTTTTTATTGATAAGTGATCTCACCTTTCGGTTGGTACAACGAAGCATCAACCGGGCTATGGGTCTGTAAATACTCTTTTAAAACATCGGCATCGACAAATCCGGTATTCACATAGCCGACATGTCCAGTCAGTTTTGGATACCCATCCCCCCCGGCAGCATTAAAGCTCGGAACGGTAAACCGATAGGTTTTTGTCATTTGAATCGGAGAACCACCAATTTTCACGTCAGACACACCGGAAGGACTGACCGTCATGGAAAGGCCGGCAAACTGAGCATAGGCCCCCGAATCAACGGGTTTAGTCGCAACCTGATTCAGATAGTCAATCACCTCAGCACCAGACATATCGACATAGGTGATAATATTGGCAAAAGGTTGTACTTTCAGCACATCTTTATAAGTAACATCCCCTGATTCAATCGAATCCCGAACCCCACCGGAATTCATCACAGCAAAGTCAGCGTTGACTTTATTCTTATGTGCCATTGCAATTAAATGGCCCAGATTGGTTTGCTGAAAACGCACTACATTTCTGTCACCTTCCAGGCGCCCTTTTACTGTGGCAATTTTTTGCTCTAATTTAGCCTTCCCTTTCTCTTCATAAGGCGTCAAAAACTTCAGTAACGCTGGATCTTCTGGTATCTGTTGATTGATCAATACGCGTTGTTTCTTGCCATTGCGCATCACTTTTTTCTTAAGATTGACGGGTATCAGTTGATAACTGACCATCTTCAACTGCCCATTGCGGAACTCATAATCTGCCCGCCCCACATATTTGCCCCATTCATGCGCCTGAACAATATACGTCCCGTTCTGAATATCCGGCTGACAATCATCTCCCGGCTGAAAATGAGTGTCGGCAACGTTCGGGGATTCCATACAAACGGGTTCCTGAGAATGACCACCCACAATCATATCCAGTGATCCGGGTTCTAGATAACGAGCGAGAGCAACGTCACCCGGTGCATTGATACCATGTTGACCATTGACGTAATGCCCCATATGCGTCACAGCAAAAATCAAATCCGGCTGTTCTGTTTTTTTCAGTGTCGCGATCACTTTCTTCGCTTCAACTTTCGGATCTCTGAATTCAACATTGCCGATATATTCAGGATTACCAATTTTCGCGGTATCTTCTGTTGTCAAACCAATGACCGCGATACGAACCCCTTGCTCATCAAAGATTTTATACGGACGGAACAAGCGTTTGCCGGTTGTCTTGTCATAAATATTGGCCGAGAGCATGGGGAAATTCGCCCATAGGCGCTGTTTGAATAACACAGCCAACGGGTTATCAAACTCGTGATTGCCAACTGCCATGGCATCGTATCCGATGATATTCATTCCTTTAAAATCGGGCTCGGCATCCTGCAAATCCGATTCCGGGACACCGGTGTTGATATCCCCACCAGAAAATAGCAGTACACTACCGCCTTCGGCTGCCACTTCCTGACGGATCTGATCAATCAGTGTTTTTCGGGCAGACATACCATATTCATCATATCTGTTCTTCCAGAACCGACCATGATGATCATTGGTGTGAAGTACCGTCAGATGGTACGTTTCATCCTGATGCCACTGTTTCTGAGGGGTTGTTGTACATCCCCATAGCAACACCAGTAGCAGAGCACTGAGCATGGTTTTCGAGTAACGCCATTGATTTGAAAAATGTGAAAACAGTTGATTTGAAAACCATCGCGTTGAAATAAGTGATAATCGCATAATATTCCTGCCAATCCTGATCCCTGACATGGCTGTCCATTGCTATTCAGGTCACCTCAAGAGACCTGAATATAAGTTAGCCCTATACATTAACTGATAAAGAATACTATAAGATTATGAACTTAAGGTCACAAATATTTGATGATGTGATCGCACGGCCGATCTCCATTGACCAGAGCCCGTATCACATTGATTAGCTGCCAGATCTGTATTCAGCCCCCATAAAAAAACCATCGTATAAAACGATGGTTTCTACAATTCTGGAGTGTTCTGTTTCACCGATGAAACAATTTAATCAATGTCGATATCTGCAAAACCTTTAATCAAGTCATCCAAGGCTTTCATCTGTGCCAAGAATGGCTCCAGTTTATTCAGAGGCAACGCTGAAGGGCCATCGCATTTTGCCTGAGCAGGATTCGGATGCGCTTCAATGAATAACCCGCCAATGCCAGTTGCCAGACCGGCTTTTGCCAATTCAACCGTCTGCTCACGACGACCACCGGAAGCTGCACCGGTTGGATCACGCATTTGTAGCGAATGGGTCACATCAAAAATAATCGGGCTACCATGAGAGACTTTTTTCATCACGCCAAAACCGAGCATATCGACAACAAGGTTGTCATAACCATGGCAAGAACCCCGTTCACACAGGATGATTTTATCATTGCCACACTCGGCAAATTTTTCGACGATATTGCCGACCTGTCCCGGGCTCATGAACTGAGGCTTCTTCACATTGATCACCGCCCCTGTTTTTGCCATCGCTTCCACTAAATCAGTCTGACGGGCAAGAAACGCTGGCAACTGAATCACATCAACCACATCCGCGACCGGCTGCG contains these protein-coding regions:
- a CDS encoding methyl-accepting chemotaxis protein — protein: MRFSQKIVAASSLLLIVTILLLSLQQLRTVRSSFESLVYSSLQELVSGVKSSITTDMRAKEAMAHSVTEIIQLDPNNRDYVKNVLETPTLKSDFVAVGLGYAGDGAVIENDDNWEPTPDYDPRKRPWYIDVKKQGKMFVTEPYVDFTSKKIIISIATPIYKNGQWLGGMYYDLDLSGLSNVVNSVNLFDAGHLFIVTEKGETIAHPNREYNGKQFTDYLPGAQLKAGMQRVEIDGKNYLINFTEVPSERWYVGAVIDESIAFSTLSSLRNSSILYTLVGVIISLILLSLLIKRLIRPLGILNTAIDDIASGEGDLTKRLETDLDHEFATLAIGFNKFTEKLQHQISQSKEISSDILDGIKTIANHSRHSAEGMQSQMLEVDQLATAMNEMAATASEVAHNAQNAATAAKEADDASNEGAEVVSYTTQSINELSARIDQAVEEVTQLESATTNIETILEVINEIADQTNLLALNAAIEAARAGDSGRGFAVVADEVRTLAQRTQKSTTEIRTMIEQLQSGASSVSAAMGESKGKAAEAVDKSHIANQALQRISQAIQQISDMNIQIASAAEEQSLVAEEINNNMVKIKDISGEVADSAKGASNATQLQVDKVHQQEKLLNQFIV
- a CDS encoding AI-2E family transporter; the protein is MFDMLNRWYKRRFSDPHAVSLFAMLLFGFLIIYFMGHLIAPLLVAIVLAYLLEWPIMHMVRMGIPRTLSVILVIAVFVSLMLVAVFVLIPTIWNQVGNLINDIPSMYSQLQHLISTVPEKYPELADLAIVEPMMDNIKNQALHFGESVVKGSLASLVSIATLAVYLILVPLLIFFLLKDKGEMLNTASNIMPRNRKLVTKVWLEMNEQISNYIRGKVLEILIVGGVSYIAFAILDLRYSVLLAVAVGFSVLIPYIGAAAVTIPVAIVGIFQWGVTPPFYWLLVVYGVIQTLDGNVLVPVLFSEAVNLHPVAIIVAVLVFGGMWGFWGVFFAIPLATLVKAVWHALPSGELEDESSQTTS
- a CDS encoding M48 family metalloprotease, producing the protein MMSLPIRSLLCSCLSVSILLSASASADTNDLPDIGTVAGATLSIDQEEQYGDAYMRILRSRQPIINDPVLNEYINSLGHRLVSHANDVKTPFTFFLIRNREINAFAFFGGHVALHSGLFLHTRTESELASVMAHEIAHVTQRHLARSMEAEAKRSPATIAALAGSLLLAIAAPEAGIAAITATTAGSVQSQINYTRANEKEADRFGIETLAKSGFNPYAMPRFFGKLSAEYQYSSHPPAMLLTHPLPDSRITDSRARAQHYKHVNLPYAKDYQLARARVVVRYTGIDDKAALDWLQRQRKKNDPVIQAACDYGTALVYIDNEQYDKAAPILERLLKADPQNNFYLDAASDLYIGQGKAKQSIQLLAQALKQSPHNSVLTINYANALMADKQYQRAVQTLQRYTHNHPDDPNGWSILSQASNHVGSQQEEYAARAELFALKADWDQAIQYYTRASQLAKLGSLEQARYDARIDQLITQREQFLALQK
- the arsC gene encoding arsenate reductase (glutaredoxin) (This arsenate reductase requires both glutathione and glutaredoxin to convert arsenate to arsenite, after which the efflux transporter formed by ArsA and ArsB can extrude the arsenite from the cell, providing resistance.), with product MSVVIYHNPKCSKSRETLALLESKGIQPQVIKYLETELTPALLKTLYSQLDVHSVRDMMRTKESIYKELDLARDSLSDDDLFQAMIEHPKLIERPIVVANGKARHGRPPEQVLEIL
- the wrbA gene encoding NAD(P)H:quinone oxidoreductase codes for the protein MSHRIVVLYYSRHGSTLALARQIARGVNAVAGCEALLRTVPDIPPSTEPSSDPYLTYDELKDCDGLAMGSPVWFGNMAAPLKHFWDATTPLWISGALIDKPACVFTSSSSLHGGQEATLQSMQLPLLHHGMLIVGIPYSEPALHTTQSGGTPYGASHHATVSGQLSAEEKTLAQRLGQRLATLSIRLNPATVNT
- a CDS encoding DUF2066 domain-containing protein, whose protein sequence is MLLWQGFLAGKPIVAYDRDTIVDVFWITMRNFACLILLCLTFSGYAATQVNIYRSEVTLDQEQDESQARIQGMENVIIRATGEQDAVNNPVVKKALSQNRLYLSQISYGQKDDQKIVKMQFSAKQIRTLLTQAQLPFWPVKRATILVWYVEDQNFQRHIAWENVANANVQQLKQLAEKRGLPLIVPVGDFDDITSIEASDIWGEFLQPIRDASERYHPDAILIIRAQSDTLNWKLYDQTPEKLLDITVPPMSGSLSGDDELAQLVNQLTQYYAKKNRVVVAGQSSHSMILNVKHLSRAIHFFKLEQALNQLSSVASVDVIQIQGDEVTFRVHLLTTQEAFQQELASLNLIERQPTKLDAEMGGDGQPAAPSQAEQPTSSEETAVDGTLSDESFSEQPLSAQPSSEAHLPKDATEKKSVNDVDSQAVVNPSVEMGQSSLQYQWRQHSVNQQTDDDIQAEDSRDTLSQHQIPQDTP
- a CDS encoding uracil-xanthine permease family protein gives rise to the protein MKNAILGVQMLFVAFGALVLVPLLTGLDPNVALFGAGIGTLLFQLITRRSVPIFLASSFAFIAPILYGVQAWGIPATMGGLIAAGAVYVLLGGLIRVNGAEFIHKLLPPVVIGPIIMVIGLGLAPTAVNMALGKTGDGSVQLIDGQISLWISCISLFTTILISVFARGMFKLLPIFGGIIAGYTLSLIFDVVSFEAVENAAWFSLPHFTMPEFNINAILFMIPVAIAPAVEHVGDILSISNVTGKNYLKKPGLHRTIAGDGIATIAAAMVGAPPNTTYSEVTGAVMLTKAFNPVIMTWAAVTAIILALVGKLGALLQTIPVPVMGGIMILLFGSIASVGLNTLIKNHVDLHKSRNLVIVAVTLVFGIGGMAFGIGEFSLQGISLCGVVAILLNFILPDDLGENHVVDNAQIED
- the ybaK gene encoding Cys-tRNA(Pro) deacylase, giving the protein MTPAIRLAKKKKISHTIHQYDHDPNHSSFGLEAAEVLGQDPKKVFKTLLFALNGEPKALAVAIIPVEQKLNLKLAAKAAGVKKAEMANPDIAQKITGYVVGGISPLGQKKMLPTFIHSSAETQETICVSAGKRGLEIELAPRDLAELTRAKFLPLCLESEPTGLEYQ
- the ushA gene encoding bifunctional UDP-sugar hydrolase/5'-nucleotidase UshA; protein product: MLSALLLVLLWGCTTTPQKQWHQDETYHLTVLHTNDHHGRFWKNRYDEYGMSARKTLIDQIRQEVAAEGGSVLLFSGGDINTGVPESDLQDAEPDFKGMNIIGYDAMAVGNHEFDNPLAVLFKQRLWANFPMLSANIYDKTTGKRLFRPYKIFDEQGVRIAVIGLTTEDTAKIGNPEYIGNVEFRDPKVEAKKVIATLKKTEQPDLIFAVTHMGHYVNGQHGINAPGDVALARYLEPGSLDMIVGGHSQEPVCMESPNVADTHFQPGDDCQPDIQNGTYIVQAHEWGKYVGRADYEFRNGQLKMVSYQLIPVNLKKKVMRNGKKQRVLINQQIPEDPALLKFLTPYEEKGKAKLEQKIATVKGRLEGDRNVVRFQQTNLGHLIAMAHKNKVNADFAVMNSGGVRDSIESGDVTYKDVLKVQPFANIITYVDMSGAEVIDYLNQVATKPVDSGAYAQFAGLSMTVSPSGVSDVKIGGSPIQMTKTYRFTVPSFNAAGGDGYPKLTGHVGYVNTGFVDADVLKEYLQTHSPVDASLYQPKGEITYQ